The Primulina tabacum isolate GXHZ01 chromosome 16, ASM2559414v2, whole genome shotgun sequence genome window below encodes:
- the LOC142529447 gene encoding protein REDUCED CHLOROPLAST COVERAGE 3-like has product MRSFLFLFQVADFASLELSPVDGHTLTDFMHLRGLQMRSLGRVVGEICLWSSQSKNDDVQDQTLKLTWLHVFLKKKFGWELKDEFRHLRKLSVLRGLCHKVGLELVPKDYDMDSSTPFKKSDVISLVPVCKHVVCSSADGRTLLESSKIALDKGKLEDAVKYGTKIL; this is encoded by the exons ATGAGGtcatttcttttcctttttcaaGTTGCAGACTTTGCATCATTGGAACTTTCTCCAGTAGATGGGCATACATTGACTGACTTCATGCATCTTAGAGGGCTACAAATGCGTTCTTTAGGTCGTGTGGTGGGTGAAATCTGCCTTT GGTCTTCCCAATCCAAAAATGATGACGTGCAAGATCAAACGCTCAAATTAACATGGCTGCATGTATTTctaaagaaaaaatttggttGGGAACTGAAAGATGAATTCCGACATTTGAGAAAGTTATCTGTACTCAGAGGACTTTGTCATAAG GTTGGGTTAGAGTTGGTTCCTAAAGACTATGATATGGACAGCTCCACTCCATTTAAGAAATCTGATGTCATCAGCTTGGTACCAGTCTGCAAG CATGTAGTATGCTCTTCTGCTGATGGGCGAACTCTTTTGGAGTCCTCCAAGATTGCACTTGACAAAGGGAAGCTAGAAGATGCTGTTAAATATGGAACAAAGATACTGTAG
- the LOC142529448 gene encoding uncharacterized protein LOC142529448, translating into MPITKRDRRIDRRIGPPPAVNLSRADLMAIATIVATTLQGLGNPNANQPPPPPNGIKFHYESLRKNRCPIFRGDADPEIGQSWLKSVETQLRLLEVPEELKVDVIVPFLEDRAAKWWEAVSPAMIAAGPITWRNFRETFLKQYYPTEVRLQKLSDFENLTQAPDMSVVEYTSQFNALGSYAPAIMADEVLKLHLFKRGLNSRIQSALAVYQPANFADLMGAAIRAETDIRRREGENKNKRPHAGQSSQGGQTSAANHQGPKPCPKCGFRHPGECRRASGACFGCGKAGHRIADCPTAANQAAGPNKGTGPNVGANPNKPKENKPNARVFAMNQEEADDANEVVSGTILLQKVPAYALFDCGATHSFVSKRFAKKVGLKPESLTEPFRIATPTSKTIETHEIHEDCKIGIANQTFSADLIQLVMVDFDIILGMDWLAKNHAIVDCKGKRVKLRTPNQAEIVYHGKSKERKSLLSASQAWKAMKSGEDIYLAMINEVQGEVEMRIEDIPIVCEFPDVFPEELPGTVPDREVEFEINLVPGAAPISKAPYRMTPAELKELKEQLQELLDKKQIRPTFMDLMNRVFKPFLDRFVVVFIDDILIYSPNEEEHEEHLRLALQTLREKELYAKFKKCYYRKFVEGFSSIAIPLTKLTQKNSKFIWDEGCDKSFQTLKEKLASTPVLILPTEDKEFTIYNDASKEGKANKVADALSWKNGGKITLASLSAQPCLQKTVKLNQDRDPELKKLKEQVKNGKSQDLQIDDKGVVWMNGRLFLLVSAACPRRSVLDERLKLEPSDCLGALLHVVYTVCKEMDTFYNG; encoded by the exons ATGCCGATCACGAAGAGAGACAGGAGAATCGACAGGAGAATAGGACCACCGCCTGCAGTTAATCTAAGCCGAGCTGATCTTATGGCCATAGCCACCATAGTGGCGACAACACTGCAAGGGTTGGGAAACCCAAATGCCAAtcaaccaccaccaccaccgaatGGAATCAAATTTCATTATGAATCCCTCCGAAAGAACAGATGTCCGATATTCAGAGGGGACGCTGATCCCGAAATTGGCCAGAGTTGGCTAAAGAGTGTCGAGACTCAGTTAAGGCTTTTGGAAGTTCCCGAGGAACTCAAAGTGGATGTGATTGTGCCTTTCCTGGAAGACAGAGCAGCTAAATGGTGGGAAGCAGTCTCGCCAGCCATGATCGCTGCTGGACCAATCACATGGCGAAACTTCCGAGAAACATTTCTGAAACAGTACTACCCGACAGAAGTCAGATTGCAGAAGTTAAGTGACTTTGAAAATCTTACTCAAGCTCCAGACATGTCAGTAGTGGAGTACACGTCTCAGTTTAATGCCCTTGGATCTTATGCTCCGGCCATCATGGCGGACGAAGTTTTGAAGCTGCACCTCTTCAAGAGAGGATTAAACAGTAGAATCCAGTCAGCCTTAGCAGTTTATCAGCCCGCCAATTTTGCAGATCTTATGGGCGCAGCTATCCGAGCTGAAACCGACATCCGCCGCAGGGAGGGAGAGAATAAGAACAAGCGACCCCACGCCGGTCAGTCTTCTCAGGGCG GGCAAACCTCAGCGGCCAACCATCAAGGACCCAAGCCATGCCCGAAGTGCGGTTTCAGACACCCCGGGGAATGTCGAAGAGCCAGTGGTGCGTGCTTCGGATGTGGGAAAGCAGGGCACAGGATCGCAGATTGTCCTACAGCCGCCAACCAAGCAGCTGGGCCCAACAAGGGAACTGGGCCGAATGTGGGAGCTAACCCCAACAAACCAAAGGAGAATAAGCCTAATGCCAGGGTGTTCGCTATGAACCAAGAAGAGGCAGACGACGCCAATGAAGTCGTATCAGGTACCATCTTACTTCAAAAAGTACCTGCTTATGCATTGTTTGACTGTGGTGCTACACACTCTTTTGTGTCTAAAAGGTTTGCTAAGAAAGTAGGACTTAAGCCCGAATCTCTAACTGAACCTTTTCGGATAGCCACACCTACGAGTAAGACCATAGAAACTCATGAAATTCACGAGGATTGTAAGATCGGTATCGCTAATCAGACTTTCAGTGCCGACTTGATACAATTGGTTATGGTCgattttgacatcattctagggatggactggttaGCCAAAAACCATGCAATAGTGGACTGTAAAGGGAAAAGGGTTAAGCTCCGAACCCCAAATCAGGCAGAGATCGTGTATCATGGTAAATCCAAGGAACGAAAATCACTCCTTTCCGCTTCCCAGGCATGGAAGGCCATGAAATCCGGAGAAGACATCTACCTAGCAATGATCAACGAAGTGCAAGGAGAAGTCGAAATGAGGATAGAAGACATCCCAATAGTATGTGAGTTCCCGGATGTTTTCCCAGAAGAACTCCCAGGGACAGTTCCGGACCGCGAAGTTGAGTTCGAAATTAATCTGGTTCCTGGTGCAGCAccaatctctaaagcaccttacagGATGACGCCAGCtgaactcaaggagctaaaagagcaactccaagaattgctggACAAAAAGCAAATTCGACCTA CctttatggacctaatgaacagagtgttcaaaccatttctgGACCGGTTCGTAGtggtatttattgatgacatcctCATTTATTCTCCCAACGAGGAAGAACATGAAGAGCACCTCCGCCTTGCACTACAGACACTGAGGGAGAAAGAGCTATATGCtaagtttaagaaat gttattacaggaagttcgtcGAAGGTTTTTCTTCCATAGCTATACCACTGACtaagctcactcagaagaattCCAAGTTCATCTGGGACGAAGGTTGCGACAAAAGTTTTCAGACATTGAAAGAAAAACTTGCATCCACGCCAGTGCTAATCTTACCTACTGAAGATAAGGAATTCACCATCTACAATGATGCATCTAAGGAAG GTAAAGCGAACAAAGTGGCCGATGCTCTGAGTTGGAAAAATGGAGGCAAGATCACTCTAGCTTCACTCTCCGCCCAGCCATGTCTGCAGAAGACAGTCAAGTTAAATCAGGACCGAGACCCCGAGCTAAAGAAACTTAAGGAACAAGTCAAAAATGGGAAGTCTCAAGATCTACAAATTGATGACAAGGGAGTCGTTTGGATGAATGGACGACT gtttcttctagtttcagctgCATGCCCAAGGCGGAGTGTACTGGATGAGAGGttaaagttggagccatcagaCTGTCTTGGAGCTTTACTT CATGTGGTGTACACTGTTTGCAAAGAAATGGATACTTTCTATAATGGATGA